In the Roseofilum capinflatum BLCC-M114 genome, CTAAAGACCAACTGTTATCATCCTCTTCATCCAGGGTGGAGGTAATTTCACGAGTGATCCCTAACCACCGTCTGGGGGTGGCTCGGTCAATTTGATCCCCTGCTAAAAGATTGGGATATTTTTCAATTAATTCTTGCAGGCGCTCTTCTGAATCATAGGATTGTTCCATCATTTCCACCAAATGATCCTCATCCTGAATCAGATAAATTCCCCCACCCATGAATCGTCCTCTTTAGATTACAACTTGGCCAGTAAACACGGCTTGAGCTGGGCCGGTCATGTATAGTCTATCGTTTGTGGCCCACTCAATGTCGAGATCGCCACCGGGCAATTCGACTGTCGTATGGCGATCGCACTTCTTAGAGAGTACCCCAGCTACAACCGTTGCACAAGCCCCTGTCCCACAAGCTAACGTGATCCCAGCACCGCGTTCCCAAACCCGCATTTTTACCCGGTTGGAGGAGATAACCTGTACAAATTCGGCGTTAATCCGCTCTGGAAAAACGGGATGATGTTCAAATTGGGGGCCAATTTGTTCTAGGGCGATCGCCTCCACATCCTCTACAAAGGTGACACAATGGGGATTTCCCATGCTCACACAGGTCACTAACCAAGATTGTCCTGCTACCTGCAAAGCATGATCCACCACCGGATCGGTTCCCGATCCCAAGGTCGTCGGAATCTCTGCACCCCCCAACCGAGGAATGCCCATATCCACCGTTACCTGCCCCTCTGACCCCAGTTTGGGAACCATGACCCCGGCCAAAGTCGAAATCTGATATTCTTCCTTTCCAGAGCCGTCTAACTGGGCGACAAACTGGGCAAAGCAGCGAATGCCATTGCCACACATCTGGGGTTCCGAACCATCAGAATTAAAAATCCGCATGGTGTAATCCGTCCCCTTTTCTCCAGGGAGGGCAAAAATCACGCCATCGGCTCCTATTCCAAAATGGCGATCGCACAACCCAACTGCCTGCTCCGGCGTAATCAGAGGCGTATCACTGCCCCGATTATCCAGCAAAATAAAATCATTCCCCAATCCCTGATACTTGGTAAATTGCAGTTCCATAACCTTGCTCTACTCAATTTTCATTATGGTAATAGGGAGTGGGGGAGTGGGGGAATGGGGAGATGGAGAGATGGGGAGATGGGGAAGATTGCCTATTGCCTATCGCCTATCGCCTATCGCCTATTGCCCATTCCCTATTCCCTATTGCCTATTCCCTATTGCCTATTCCCCATTCCCTATTCCCTATTGCCTATTGCCCATTCCCTATTGCCCATTCCCTATTGCCTATTGCCCATTCCCTATTCCCTATTCCCTATTCCCCACTCCCATTTTCAGACATCCCTTGTTAAACTTTGTTCGGGAGGCTCTAATTCCCGATTAAACCGTCATTAACCCTCTTAAACTATGTCCGAGTTCGATACCAGCTTACCCAGTATTCGCAATATCCAGAACTTCATCCAAGAAAAAAATGAAGTGGAACTTAAGTTAGTCACCGACGACCTGATCGTAGGTAAAATAACTTGGCAAGATGCCAACTGTCTTTGCTTGATGGATCATTACGAACAACCCACCATCGTCTGGCGACAGGCGATTGTTTTTATCAAACCCAAACCCTAAATTATCTGTCCTTTATCTGAGTTTCTTCCATCCCCGATCGCTCGATGAACGTTTTTACCCCCTATCAATCTGCTCTGATCTCCCTAGTCTCTTGGGCAGCCCTAAGCCAGCCCTTGCAAGCCTTACAAGTTCGAGTTAATCCCCAATCTGCCCAACTCGGAGATACGATTTCCGTGCAAATTCAGGTCACCAGCCCCGACCCTCCCACGGTACGAATGGGCAATACTACTTACCCGGTATTTCCCTTAAGTGGCGATCGCTATCGGGCCTTGATTCCGTCG is a window encoding:
- the dapF gene encoding diaminopimelate epimerase, with amino-acid sequence MELQFTKYQGLGNDFILLDNRGSDTPLITPEQAVGLCDRHFGIGADGVIFALPGEKGTDYTMRIFNSDGSEPQMCGNGIRCFAQFVAQLDGSGKEEYQISTLAGVMVPKLGSEGQVTVDMGIPRLGGAEIPTTLGSGTDPVVDHALQVAGQSWLVTCVSMGNPHCVTFVEDVEAIALEQIGPQFEHHPVFPERINAEFVQVISSNRVKMRVWERGAGITLACGTGACATVVAGVLSKKCDRHTTVELPGGDLDIEWATNDRLYMTGPAQAVFTGQVVI
- a CDS encoding Hfq-related RNA-binding protein, whose product is MSEFDTSLPSIRNIQNFIQEKNEVELKLVTDDLIVGKITWQDANCLCLMDHYEQPTIVWRQAIVFIKPKP